In the genome of Vicia villosa cultivar HV-30 ecotype Madison, WI linkage group LG7, Vvil1.0, whole genome shotgun sequence, one region contains:
- the LOC131620648 gene encoding 2-oxoglutarate-dependent dioxygenase 19-like, producing MLNLKCLVESNSLKSIPSNYICLNKNEEHDSILLNETNNIPTIDFSQLISSDPNDRSIAIQKLGDACRDWGFFMLTNHGVSETLRDEVLRGCQSFFDLSNEDKKEYIGETLFDPIRCGTSFNLKVDKTLYWRDYLKCYVHPHFHVPNKPIAFSETLEEYVTKSRELIRELLKGISVSLGLEENYIYKMMNVDMGSQLLVINYYPPCPKPELVMGLPPHTDHGLLTLLMQNELCGLQIEHNGKWVPVNPLPNSFLINTGDHLEILTNGKYKSVIHRAIVMNKKAARISVGTAHGPTLDTIVTPAPELLSKDDPSTYRGITYKDYLQLQQSRELERKSCLERIRI from the exons atGTTGAATCTTAAATGCTTAGTTGAATCCAACTCTCTAAAGTCTATTCCTTCAAACTATATTTGCCTCAACAAAAATGAAGAACATGATTCCATATTGTTGAATGAAACAAACAACATTCCAACCATTGATTTTTCTCAGCTCATATCATCCGATCCTAACGACCGTTCTATCGCTATTCAAAAACTCGGTGATGCATGTCGTGATTGGGGTTTTTTTATG TTGACAAATCATGGAGTGTCAGAGACATTGAGAGATGAGGTGTTAAGAGGATGCCAAAGTTTTTTCGATCTATCAAATGAAGATAAAAAGGAATATATTGGTGAGACACTATTTGATCCCATTAGATGTGGTACAAGCTTCAATCTGAAAGTAGACAAAACTCTTTACTGGAGAGATTATCTCAAATGCTATGTTCATCCTCACTTTCATGTTCCCAACAAGCCCATTGCTTTTAG TGAAACTTTAGAGGAATATGTCACAAAGAGCAGGGAATTAATTAGAGAGTTGCTAAAAGGAATATCAGTTAGCTTGGGCTTAGAAGAAAATTACATATACAAAATGATGAATGTAGATATGGGCTCCCAACTGCTTGTTATCAATTATTACCCACCTTGCCCTAAGCCCGAACTTGTCATGGGCTTACCACCTCACACGGATCATGGACTTTTGACTCTCTTGATGCAAAATGAGCTTTGTGGGCTTCAAATTGAACATAATGGCAAGTGGGTTCCTGTCAACCCATTACCCAACTCATTTCTCATCAACACTGGAGATCATCTGGAG ATACTTACGAATGGAAAATACAAGAGTGTTATTCATCGTGCTATAGTGATGAATAAGAAAGCTGCTAGAATTTCTGTTGGTACAGCACATGGGCCCACACTTGACACCATTGTCACCCCTGCACCGGAGCTGCTTAGCAAGGATGATCCATCAACATATCGTGGCATTACATATAAAGATTATTTGCAACTTCAACAAAGTCGTGAGTTAGAGAGAAAATCATGCTTAGAGCGTATTCGAATTTGA